The following proteins are encoded in a genomic region of Primulina huaijiensis isolate GDHJ02 chromosome 3, ASM1229523v2, whole genome shotgun sequence:
- the LOC140972843 gene encoding uncharacterized protein has translation MAKTLVLPLVFVLTLVSICFTLSESAVAAPFIVAHKRVSQKKLNQNMERVSVSIDIYNSGSDTAYDVTLTDDSWAQEVFDIVTGNTSKSWERLDTGALVSHSFELLSSVKTVYYGAPALITYRIPTKSKLQEAYSTPILPLKILSEAASETKINLAKRLLANYGSHVSVVLVVFLFVSLMVSKPNAAKGSKKKR, from the exons ATGGCGAAAACCCTTGTTTTACCGCTCGTTTTCGTGTTGACTCTAGTTTCCATTTGTTTTACCTTATCGGAATCGGCGGTGGCGGCTCCATTTATTGTTGCCCACAAGAGAGTTTCTCAGAAAAAACTTAATCAGAACATGGAACGTGTTTCCGTCTCCATCGATATTTACAACAGTGGATCCGA CACAGCATATGATGTAACCCTCACTGATGATAGTTGGGCTCAAGAGGTTTTTGACATTGTGACTGGAAACACTTCGAAATCTTGGGAAAGACTTGATAC TGGTGCCCTTGTGTCACATTCATTTGAGTTGCTGTCTAGTGTGAAAACTGTTTACTATGGCGCACCTGCTTTGATCACTTATAGAATTCCTACGAAGTCTAAGCTACAG GAAGCTTACTCAACCCCTATTCTGCCGCTGAAAATTCTTTCGGAAGCAGCATCAGAGACAAAAATTAAtctt GCAAAG AGGTTACTGGCAAACTATGGTTCACATGTTTCTGTGGTTCTCGTTGTCTTCCTTTTTGTGAGCCTCATGGTTTCGAAGCCAAATGCCGCCAAAGGAAGCAAGAAAAAACGTTGA